From Spirosoma aerolatum, one genomic window encodes:
- a CDS encoding L-threonylcarbamoyladenylate synthase, with the protein MMTPTIRDIAYQLRQGKLIALADETGWSLAVDPVNDAAVAQLLSLANRIPAGLQPTVLIQNADQLGLYVLKLPDIAFDLVEFAENPLTVVYDQGKNISLLVWKDGASGEAGSLTAGEVSVRRALNIDIQRLIGSFGRGLLTLPFESLTLPADVESLISERFGTLPGMPKRPRIMRLKANGEVSFSRK; encoded by the coding sequence ATGATGACACCAACCATTCGAGATATTGCCTATCAGCTTCGGCAGGGAAAGCTGATCGCTCTGGCCGATGAGACAGGCTGGTCGCTAGCCGTTGATCCAGTCAATGATGCGGCTGTGGCCCAATTGCTATCGCTGGCAAATCGGATACCTGCTGGCCTGCAACCAACGGTCCTGATTCAAAATGCGGATCAATTGGGGTTGTACGTGCTTAAACTTCCCGATATTGCCTTCGATCTGGTTGAATTTGCCGAAAACCCCCTCACCGTGGTGTACGATCAGGGTAAAAATATCTCTTTGTTGGTCTGGAAGGATGGGGCGTCTGGCGAAGCGGGTAGTCTAACGGCTGGTGAAGTGTCGGTTCGTCGTGCGTTGAATATCGACATTCAGCGGCTCATTGGTAGTTTTGGCCGCGGATTACTTACGTTACCATTTGAATCGTTGACGCTACCGGCTGATGTCGAATCTCTGATTTCCGAACGCTTTGGAACGCTCCCCGGTATGCCTAAACGCCCCCGTATCATGCGGTTGAAAGCGAACGGCGAGGTAAGTTTTAGTAGAAAGTAA
- a CDS encoding AI-2E family transporter produces the protein MTDDSTRPHYHQFSHSLLALAILTAGIYLGQDILVPLALSGLIAVLLRPIENWLIRLGMHKVIAISLALLAAIIIITGVTVLISLQLSDFTDDIPKIRDHINDFVQDAKRWIRREYNVSYRQQEKYLQKAQAQTLNTLQSPDTLGVITGPLGTILLMPIYVFLLLYYRSMLLHFIVVLFPEKHTERVRVVMAEVKAVIQSYMVGLLIETACVAALNSIGLMILGVQYAILLGVMAAILNLIPYIGGLVATGLTVLVTFSTNPELSVILGVIGIFLFVQFIDNNVLVPLIVASKVRINALVSIVGVLIGGALAGVSGMFLSIPAIAIMKVIFDRVDSLRAWGVLLGDQTPEEAGSNLFRLQRRRRKAKAED, from the coding sequence ATGACCGACGACTCTACCCGCCCTCATTACCACCAGTTTTCGCATTCATTACTGGCCCTGGCCATTCTGACAGCCGGCATTTATTTAGGTCAGGATATTCTGGTTCCGCTAGCGCTGTCGGGCCTGATTGCTGTGCTGCTCCGCCCCATTGAGAATTGGCTCATACGGCTTGGCATGCATAAAGTTATTGCCATTAGTCTGGCTTTATTGGCCGCTATAATCATCATTACAGGGGTAACCGTTTTGATTTCCCTACAGTTATCGGACTTTACTGACGACATTCCCAAAATTCGGGATCACATCAATGATTTTGTGCAGGATGCCAAACGATGGATACGCCGTGAATATAATGTCAGTTATCGGCAGCAGGAGAAATACCTTCAGAAAGCTCAGGCACAAACGCTCAACACCCTGCAAAGTCCCGATACGCTGGGCGTCATAACAGGGCCGCTGGGCACCATACTCCTGATGCCGATTTATGTGTTTCTGTTGCTTTACTATCGCTCTATGCTACTGCATTTTATCGTTGTACTCTTTCCGGAAAAGCATACCGAACGCGTACGGGTAGTTATGGCCGAAGTGAAAGCGGTGATCCAGAGTTATATGGTCGGACTGTTGATCGAAACAGCCTGTGTAGCAGCGCTGAATTCGATAGGGCTGATGATTCTGGGCGTACAATATGCCATTCTATTGGGTGTAATGGCGGCCATCCTTAACCTGATTCCATACATTGGCGGTCTGGTAGCAACGGGACTTACGGTTCTCGTTACCTTCAGTACCAATCCAGAACTTTCAGTCATTCTGGGCGTTATTGGCATCTTTCTGTTTGTCCAGTTCATCGACAACAACGTACTGGTTCCGCTGATTGTAGCGTCTAAAGTTCGTATCAATGCGCTGGTTTCTATCGTGGGCGTACTGATCGGTGGAGCCTTGGCGGGTGTATCAGGCATGTTTCTGTCGATTCCAGCCATCGCCATCATGAAAGTCATTTTCGACCGGGTCGACAGCCTCCGTGCCTGGGGTGTACTACTAGGCGATCAAACACCCGAAGAAGCAGGAAGCAACTTGTTCCGCTTACAACGACGACGTAGGAAAGCTAAGGCGGAAGATTAA